Proteins encoded by one window of Yamadazyma tenuis chromosome 2, complete sequence:
- the GEP3 gene encoding Mitochondrial ribosome small subunit biogenesis protein (EggNog:ENOG503NYPA; COG:C) produces the protein MLTRLLYIRTPHVFRRSASVLSNLVSKCSSCGIQLQSTSAAAPGYIPLVSHKPFQRQEDTIYNKYTKHLDPEDMALLNLHPTAAESQHPRHKHTSDSSYKDCLRCRQIKHKHQFNSVEETQNLSTTSIIDKVEHINGQMVYAISAIDFPLGINKQLVNQYKPIVVITKCDLIFPQKETMAKFPFYKEYMTAKFEIPPTNVFLVSSRRDWGLQTLNSVLQSNPQKYFIVGDINSGKSSLISKLLLRDRGDTRMKYDVWAARNGPGISNLPGFTRGELQFSISNYELIDLPGLNHMNFPNFARLKNVFKAPPLYRKGLYSSQYDTIKGGQVLAVGGFFYVKLPDNGMILQYKNLINVSPVVLRDTDRIGALEQKLDPSLTNKFLIPPTTKLRKLLIPPFVGKIDLVVKNLGYLELTPTGSKSDNKLIEVLVPENLDLQIIVRKPLVTYVQKVLSGRNKNGNVLSLPNLWKSTKVVQHYRNEKLYSRLYPFLQSQQQSIEALSGMQYAEDTEITRENYDAYWLE, from the coding sequence ATGTTAACCCGTTTGCTATATATCCGAACACCGCATGTGTTCCGCCGAAGTGCTTCGGTGCTTTCAAACCTCGTGTCCAAGTGTAGCTCGTGTGGGATTCAGTTGCAGCTGACAAGTGCCGCTGCCCCGGGGTATATACCCTTAGTGTCTCACAAACCGTTCCAGAGACAAGAAGACACCATCTACAACAAATACACAAAACACCTCGATCCCGAGGATATGGCTCTCCTTAATCTCCATCCGACGGCGGCAGAAAGTCAGCATCCAAGACACAAACACACCTCCGACTCTCTGTATAAGGATTGTCTTCGGTGCCGCCAAATCAAGCACAAGCATCAGTTCAACAGCGTTGAAGAAACGCAGAATCTTTCTACAACGTCGATAATCGACAAGGTTGAGCATATAAATGGTCAAATGGTTTATGCCATCAGCGCCATCGACTTCCCCCTTGGAATCAACAAGCAGTTGGTCAACCAGTATAAACCAATTGTGGTGATCACCAAATGTGACTTGATTTTCCCCCAAAAAGAGACCATGGCCAAGTTCCCATTCTACAAGGAATACATGACCGCCAAATTCGAAATTCCGCCCACCAACGTGTTCCTAGTCAGTTCTCGTCGCGATTGGGGCTTGCAGACCCTTAACAGCGTTTTGCAGtcaaatccacaaaagtaCTTTATTGTGGGAGACATCAACAGTGGAAAGTCGTCTCTCATTTCTAAGCTTCTTTTGAGAGACCGGGGCGATACCCGGATGAAGTATGACGTGTGGGCTGCCCGCAATGGTCCTGGAATCAGTAATTTGCCCGGATTTACCCGAGGTGAGTTGCAATTCTCAATCTCAAACTACGAGCTTATAGACCTTCCTGGATTGAACCACATGAATTTCCCTAATTTTGCTCGACTAAAAAATGTGTTCAAAGCACCACCGCTCTATCGTAAAGGGTTATATCTGTCCCAGTACGACACCATAAAAGGGGGTCAGGTGCTAGCGGTGGGAGGCTTTTTCTATGTCAAACTTCCCGACAATGGAATGATCTTGCAGTACAAAAACCTTATCAACGTGCTGCCGGTGGTTCTCCGTGACACCGATAGAATCGGGGCTTTGGAGCAGAAACTCGACCCTTCGCTCACAAACAAGTTTCTTATCCCTCCCACCACAAAACTCAGAAAACTTCTCATTCCGCCGTTTGTAGGAAAAATCGATCTTGtggtcaagaacttggggTACCTAGAGTTGACACCAACGGGGTCGAAGTCGGACAATAAGCTCATTGAGGTGTTGGTGCCGGAGAATTTAGATCTTCAGATAATAGTCAGAAAACCACTTGTAACTTACGTGCAAAAAGTGCTTAGTGGCCGGAACAAAAACGGAAATGTGCTCAGCTTGCCCAACTTGTGGAAGTCAACGaaagttgtacaacacTACCGTAATGAAAAGTTGTACAGTCGATTATACCCGTTTTTGCAGTCGCAGCAACA